The sequence TATTCACAACAGCTAAATACCAATGTGTGTTGTTGGCATTTATTGGAAGTTTAATCTGTAATAAAAATAATTAGGAAAATAATAGATGAAAATGTATGAAACATAGAACATGTAAATTATGAATATGGATATTACCATGTCATGTTGCATATATTCGACGACAGTCTCTGTCATGAAGGCACTATCTTTTTGTATTCCAAGTTCGCCATCTCGTTTAAATAGTGAGGTAACAAATGGACTCTCAAAATATACTTTATTATCATTCTGGAGATGTATTTGGTCCTTTATACAACATATATATGCATTGATCACCTATAATTTTGAAATTTAAAAATACATTACTAATAGATATAAGTGATTAGAATATTTTTCCAGTTTGAGTAAGGGTACTTACATCATCATTTATCCACTCCTTTTCATTTAGCAGGCACATCAATTGATTTTGCAAGACACAACTTCCATCTATCTCCACGAGCAATTGTTTACTCAAAGATGATTCTATTGCTATATGAGCACATAGATCATGGTCGGTCAATGTATAGTCTGCATAAAATAATTTTTTTAAGAATATATAAAATACGAAAGTAtacataataaataaataaatacctTGTGGGAGATAATCATATGTCTCATCAACTTTGATC is a genomic window of Triticum dicoccoides isolate Atlit2015 ecotype Zavitan unplaced genomic scaffold, WEW_v2.0 scaffold252245, whole genome shotgun sequence containing:
- the LOC119345573 gene encoding uncharacterized protein LOC119345573, translated to MSPTMSASNLVSECFESIVPESENQIDHDPLPSPSSSTLTPVLILHDVKEPDPNKGIKVDETYDYLPQDYTLTDHDLCAHIAIESSLSKQLLVEIDGSCVLQNQLMCLLNEKEWINDDVINAYICCIKDQIHLQNDNKVYFESPFVTSLFKRDGELGIQKDSAFMTETVVEYMQHDMVISIFIIYMFYVSYIFIYYFPNYFYYRLNFQ